One region of Miscanthus floridulus cultivar M001 chromosome 19, ASM1932011v1, whole genome shotgun sequence genomic DNA includes:
- the LOC136525263 gene encoding F-box protein At5g07610-like has translation MEGCSKKSDVTVPGLPDDPLMEILSCVPAKSVCRFKCVSKAWRDLIADPDNCKKLPQAMQGLFVDSADFEVDDTKLANISFSFIDLTVRFVPMDIDPSFSFLMERTGIKTFFFMDSCNGLILFGHRQEPSHLSAGTYMVCNPTIKQWSAVPACSSREALSHTYLAFDPAVPSHFHLVQFQIPDVDMEIVSLHVYSSENGTWSQNQIDEQKEQGQLEGWHHQFTLEVIDYRCAFFNGFLHLIVWDLDRQHILVVDIQGKARRMITVPGMADGSQRHNITCCLGQSQGHLHCVTIEYADENNDKLSIWVLQNYDTQDWVLKSTVDLDSFDVFGETEDLNKFQVVDIHQDCNVVFVLQESCKLTAYNMDRKEVSVIATFKDHKDPCDFARYVPYFSESSDLTNKY, from the coding sequence ATGGAGGGCTGCTCCAAGAAGAGCGACGTCACTGTGCCCGGCCTCCCTGACGACCCCCTGATGGAGATCCTCTCCTGCGTCCCTGCCAAGTCCGTCTGCCGGTTCAAGTGCGTGTCCAAGGCCTGGCGCGACCTCATCGCCGACCCTGACAACTGTAAGAAGCTGCCCCAAGCCATGCAAGGACTGTTCGTCGACTCGGCCGACTTCGAGGTTGATGACACTAAATTGGCCAATATCAGTTTCAGTTTCATCGACTTGACAGTGAGATTTGTGCCTATGGACATCGACCCTTCCTTCTCCTTCCTGATGGAACGGACTGGGATCAAGACCTTCTTCTTCATGGATTCCTGCAACGGGCTTATCCTTTTCGGGCACCGTCAGGAGCCGTCTCACCTATCGGCGGGTACCTATATGGTGTGCAACCCGACCATAAAGCAATGGTCAGCCGTGCCCGCTTGCAGCTCTCGTGAAGCGCTAAGTCACACCTATTTAGCTTTTGATCCGGCGGTACCCTCTCACTTTCACTTGGTCCAGTTCCAGATACCCGATGTGGACATGGAGATAGTGTCGTTGCATGTTTACTCGTCTGAAAATGGGACCTGGAGCCAAAACCAAATTGATGAACAAAAAGAGCAAGGACAGTTGGAAGGCTGGCATCATCAGTTCACACTAGAGGTTATCGATTATCGTTGCGCCTTTTTTAATGGCTTCCTACATTTGATAGTTTGGGACCTAGATAGACAACACATACTTGTTGTAGATATACAAGGGAAGGCAAGAAGGATGATCACTGTGCCAGGTATGGCTGATGGGAGCCAAAGGCACAACATTACATGTTGTTTAGGTCAATCCCAAGGGCACCTACATTGCGTGACTATAGAGTATGCTGATGAAAATAATGACAAACTATCCATCTGGGTTCTTCAGAATTATGATACACAGGATTGGGTGTTGAAGAGCACTGTGGACTTGGACTCTTTTGATGTCTTTGGAGAAACAGAAGACTTGAACAAGTTTCAAGTGGTTGACATTCATCAAGACTGTAATGTGGTTTTCGTTCTTCAGGAGTCTTGTAAGCTGACAGCATACAACATGGACCGTAAGGAAGTGAGTGTCATTGCCACTTTCAAAGATCACAAAGACCCGTGTGATTTTGCTCGTTACGTTCCCTATTTCTCAGAATCATCAGATCTCACAAATAAGTACTGA
- the LOC136525642 gene encoding uncharacterized protein — protein sequence MDEQVNDTALGQDIDGAAIPTSDAVPGEMVITYDKKNPSMEVGTMYPTMEEFKLPIQQFAINKEFHLRVEKSTKTVTVLVNDHTCVSSMRMATTTPNYKWVALWAASILRAEPNIGARELQKRLEIDHKCEIAYDTVWRGKAKALDEVYGKWSESFQLLYRWKAEVEKRSPGSVVEIDVLEVDGELKKAIGDPPLLAICSDACKGLENAVKNVFPNAEQRECFYHLARNFKKRFRGFIQIYPATRAYREEIFYDNLAKMLSESSEAVQWLQANHKLLWYRCGFNPDIKCDYIASNIAESFNNWIRDHKDLPVADLADKIREIIMVLWHKRRIIAYRLPEGRILPAIMVQLRANTRGLGHLKIVKCSNWSAEVWDHSSGVSVRHIVKLEQRTCTCQEWQHTGKPCQHVLAYVTRQRGIDLEQFVHDYYSVNRFRAAYGREIEPMTDKTQWPEVDLPFLVGAPLAKLPPRRLRKLRIKGWMEGGHKKKGSKDEKFTNEMEGEKGCDNDTAPTNAKGKKMIRGPMTCKKEKPNATFTYVANHRLFSSIRIQSQGSGGRYGHVAR from the exons ATGGATGAACAAGTGAATGATACTGCGCTTGGGCAAGATATTGATGGTGCTGCCATCCCTACAAGTGATGCCGTACCCGGTGAGATGGTCATTACGTATGATAAGAAGAACCCATCAATGGAGGTAGGGACAATGTACCCAACAATGGAGGAGTTCAAGCTGCCAATTCAGCAATTTGCCATCAACAAGGAGTTCCATTTACGAGTAGAGAAGTCAACTAAGACG GTTACCGTCTTAGTCAATGACCATACATGTGTGTCTAGCATGAGGATGGCAACTACAACTCCAAATTACAAGTGGGTAGCTCTATGGGCTGCGAGTATACTTAGAGCTGAACCAAATATTGGTGCTAGGGAACTGCAAAAGAGGTTGGAGATAGATCACAAGTGTGAAATTGCATATGACACTGTGTGGCGGGGTAAAGCAAAAGCTCTTGATGAGGTTTATGGCAAATGGTCAGAGAGTTTTCAGCTGCTATATAGGTGGAAGGCCGAGGTCGAGAAGCGGAGCCCCGGGAGTGTAGTTGAGATTGATGTTCTTGAGGTGGATGGTGAG TTGAAGAAGGCTATAGGTGATCCTCCACTACTTGCTATATGTTCTGATGCTTGCAAAGGCTTAGAGAATGCAGTGAAGAATGTATTCCCAAATGCAGAGCAAAGGGAATGTTTTTATCATCTAGCCAGAAACTTCAAAAAGAGATTTAGAGGGTTTATCCAGATATATCCTGCTACAAGAGCTTACAGAGAGGAGATTTTCTATGACAATTTAGCAAAAATGCTAAGTGAGTCATCAGAAGCAGTGCAATGGTTACAGGCCAATCACAAGCTTCTATGGTATAGGTGTGGTTTCAATCCAGACATTAAGTGTGACTACATAGCTAGTAACATTGCTGAGTCAtttaataactggattagagaccATAAGGACCTACCTGTTGCTGACCTTGCTGATAAGATCAGAGAAATAATCATGGTACTGTGGCACAAGAGAAGAATTATTGCATATAGGCTACCTGAGGGCAGGATTCTCCCAGCTATTATGGTTCAGCTAAGAGCAAATACTAGAGGTTTGGGACACTTGAAAATTGTGAAATGTTCTAATTGGAGTGCAGAGGTGTGGGACCATAGCAGCGGTGTTTCTGTGAGACACATTGTCAAGTTAGAGCAAAGGACTTGTACTTGTCAAGAATGGCAGCACACTGGTAAGCCATGTCAGCATGTATTGGCCTATGTAACCCGCCAAAGGGGAATTGACCTAGAACAGTTCGTGCATGACTACTACTCGGTGAATAGGTTTAGGGCAGCTTATGGAAGAGAGATTGAACCGATGACAGATAAAACACAATGGCCAGAAGTCGACCTACCTTTTTTAGTTGGTGCACCTCTAGCTAAATTACCTCCTAGAAGATTGAGGAAACTAAGAATCAAGGGATGGATGGAAGGTGGACACAAGAAGAAAGGTTCCAAAGATGAAAAATTTACCAATGAGATGGAGGGTGAGAAGGGATGTGACAATGATACTGCTCCAACAAATGCAAAGGGAAAGAAGATGATCAGAGGACCTATGACTTGCAAAAAAGAG AAACCAAACGCCACCTTCACGTACGTGGCCAACCATCGTCTCTTCTCTTCAATACGAATCCAGAGCCAAGGTTCGGGCGGCAGATATGGCCACGTCGCCCGTTAA